CGGCCGTCGGCGGCCGGGACGCGGCCAGCAGCTCGGTCATCGCCCGCTCGCCGCCGTCGACCGTGTAGTCGCCGTCCGCCACCAGCGCCGGGTCCGGCTCGATCCCGGCCTCGGCGAGGACGTGCAGATAGGCGGCGCGCCGGTCCAGGGGCGTGGTCCAGTGCAGCGGACCGCTGGCCCCGGAGACCATGCCGATCCGGCGGTGCCCGAGGTTCACCAGATGCCGTACGGCGCTCTCCGCGCCCGCCCGGTCGTCGATGCCGACCACGGTGAAGCCGGGCCGGGGGCCGCCGACCGTCGAGGCCAGCGGCACCCCGAGCGAGCGCAGGGCGGCCGACTCGTCCTCGTCCGGGATGAGCAGCGACAGCACCGCGTCGACCCGCTTGCGCACCGGCAGCTTGGTGAAGAACCGCTTCCGCGCCTCGGGTGAGCCCAGGTTGTAGAGCAGCACGTCGTACCCGGCGGCGCTGAACACCTGCTCGGCGGCGTCCAGCACGGTGCCGAAGAACCAGCGGCCGATGTACGGGGCGACGACGCCGATCGTGTAGGTGCGCCCACTGGCCAGGCTGGACGCCGAGCGGGAGGCCGTATAGCCGAGTTGTGCGGCGACCGCCGCGATCTGTGCGCGCACCTCGTCCGAGACGCCGGTCCGGCCGCGCAGCGCGCGGGACACGGTGGACGCCGAGACCCCGGCGGCGCGGGCGACATCGGTGATGCTGACCGTCACGGCGGTTTCCTCCTCGGTTTCACGTCGATGTGGTCGGTGAGTGACGTGACCGTAAACCCGGCCTCCTTGTTGCGCAAGCGTTTGCGTTCAGTTTTACTTGCGCTGATTCTCAAGCGAGACCTTCCGCATACATGGTCAGCGCACGCGTTTGGGCGCTACGAGCCGACAGGAACCACTGCGCATGCGATACGCCCCGCCCGGCCTCTGCGTGAACGACTTCGCCCTGCTCCGCGACGACGACGGCACCTACACCGTGCTGCATCTCCAGGGCCCCTGGACCGCCGAGTTCGACCATCTGCGGATGGAGACCTCCTACGGCCGGGCCACCTCGGCCGACCTGGTCGACTGGCGGCCCGCGGGCACCGCCTTCGGCAACGGCCTGCCCGGCCGCTTCGACCAGCAGGCGGTCTGGACGATGCACCCCTTCCGCCACGGCACCGGCATGGCGATGGCCTACACGGGCGTGAGCGGGCTGACCCCGCAAGGGTGGCCGCTGCAGTCCGTGGGCCTCGCCCACTCCGACCGCACGGACGGCACGGGCTGGCGGCGCCACGGCACGACGCCCGTGGTGGAGGCGGACCCCCGCTGGTACCGCACCGCCGACCGCATGGGCTGGCGCGACCCCTTCGTCGTACGCGACGACGAGACGGACGGCTGGGCGATGGTGATCTGCGCGGCCGACGCCTCGCTCCCGGTCGAGGTCAGTGGCTGCGTGGCCTGGGCCACCTCCCCGGACCTCGAACACTGGACGGTCCACCCGCCGTTGATCTCCCCGGGCGACGTGGACGAGCTGGAGTGCCCGGTCCTGGAACGCCTCGACGACGGCACCTGGCTCCTCCTCGGCTCCGTCGGCGCCACCCGGGGCTTCGAGGCATGGACGGCCCCGCGGCTGCGCGGCCCCTGGACCCGGCGGGGCCCACTCGGCCCCACCGGGGCGTACGCCCCGCGCGTCATAGCCGCCCCGGACGGCTCCCGGGTCGTCCTGCACACCACCCCCCGCCGGGTCGGCCTGACCGACTCCGGCGAGCACTGCCGCGGCATGCTCGCCCAGCCCAAGTCCCTGGTCGTCGCCGCCGATTCACCACCCCACCTGGCCTGGTGGCCGGGCCTGGACGCCTGGCTCGGCGAGGAGACACGGGCCCCGGCCGCGCACGCGGTCGGCGACATCGACGTCTCCGGCGGCCCTGTGGACATCACCCTCCGCACGGTCGCGGCCGGCTCCGGCGACCCCGCCCTCACCCTCACCTGCGACGGCAAGAACCTCCACGTCACGGGCGGCTCCGGCACCCCGCTCGCCGAGACGGTCCTCCCCGGACCGCCCACGTCCCTGCGCGTCCTGACGATCGGCGAATACGTGGAGGTCTACGCGGACGGCGTCTTCGTCCTGACCGCCCTCTCCTACACCGGCCACTGCGCCCCCTGGACGGCAACCAGCCGGGACCGCACCCGAACCGTCCCCGTCCGCCCCCTCCGCCTCCCCGACCCCACCCGCGACGACGCCTCGGCGATCTGGCCGGGGCCGTACCCGGGTGGGGCGGCGAGTCGCGGGCCGCGGGTGGCGGAGTCCCTCTACAGCAGGCGCGGCGGGGCGTAGACCCGGTTCCAGGACGGGTCGCTGTAGGC
The sequence above is drawn from the Streptomyces griseiscabiei genome and encodes:
- a CDS encoding glycoside hydrolase family protein is translated as MRYAPPGLCVNDFALLRDDDGTYTVLHLQGPWTAEFDHLRMETSYGRATSADLVDWRPAGTAFGNGLPGRFDQQAVWTMHPFRHGTGMAMAYTGVSGLTPQGWPLQSVGLAHSDRTDGTGWRRHGTTPVVEADPRWYRTADRMGWRDPFVVRDDETDGWAMVICAADASLPVEVSGCVAWATSPDLEHWTVHPPLISPGDVDELECPVLERLDDGTWLLLGSVGATRGFEAWTAPRLRGPWTRRGPLGPTGAYAPRVIAAPDGSRVVLHTTPRRVGLTDSGEHCRGMLAQPKSLVVAADSPPHLAWWPGLDAWLGEETRAPAAHAVGDIDVSGGPVDITLRTVAAGSGDPALTLTCDGKNLHVTGGSGTPLAETVLPGPPTSLRVLTIGEYVEVYADGVFVLTALSYTGHCAPWTATSRDRTRTVPVRPLRLPDPTRDDASAIWPGPYPGGAASRGPRVAESLYSRRGGA
- a CDS encoding LacI family DNA-binding transcriptional regulator; this encodes MTVSITDVARAAGVSASTVSRALRGRTGVSDEVRAQIAAVAAQLGYTASRSASSLASGRTYTIGVVAPYIGRWFFGTVLDAAEQVFSAAGYDVLLYNLGSPEARKRFFTKLPVRKRVDAVLSLLIPDEDESAALRSLGVPLASTVGGPRPGFTVVGIDDRAGAESAVRHLVNLGHRRIGMVSGASGPLHWTTPLDRRAAYLHVLAEAGIEPDPALVADGDYTVDGGERAMTELLAASRPPTAVFAQSDEMAMGALRALRRHRLRVPDDVSVVGFDDHELADVVGLTTVAQPVAGQGAEAARLLLRQLDEPDADQPGHVQMPIRLVLRETTAPPRPRGPQ